Proteins encoded in a region of the Pseudomonas sp. PDNC002 genome:
- a CDS encoding FAD-dependent oxidoreductase: MECDVLVVGSGAGGMTAALRARDLGLDVLLVEKSDRYGGTTAVSGGGIWIPCNHRIAALGGQDSAQEAIRYIRTVSNDLVDDGRVEAYVEHGRRMVEYLEGNSRVRFEAQVEYADYYPEVPGGKPGYRSMDPLPFDARELGEEFARMREPSPGTLMMGRVAMTMKEARVLLCRGPGWVGLTIRTLWRYWRDLPARLGSPRDRFLTLGNALIAALRRSLMDRQVPLWLDTSLHELIEEEGRVIGAVLQREGRVLRLHARRGVVIAAGGFERNQAMRSQYHPQPSNTQWTATPPYNTGDGIRAGQQLGAATALMEHSWWAPSSQVAGEEKARVLFVERNLPGCVMVDSAGQRFVNEGAPYTDIVYAMYAHDSEQARSVPCWMIFDAEFRRKYPCGALLPGYAQPDSRVPKHLQGYYHKADSIQALAGDIGVDAAGLARTLERFNRYAVLGQDPDFHKGESLFDRYYGDPHVQPNPCLAPLLKAPFYAVKIDAGDIGTKGGLLTDVHARVLREDGSAIDGLYAIGNSAASMMGATYPGAGSTIGPAMTFGFLAAEHIQQQAGQTRAQPEVSRNA; the protein is encoded by the coding sequence ATGGAATGCGACGTCCTGGTGGTGGGCAGCGGCGCGGGCGGCATGACCGCCGCACTGCGCGCCCGCGACCTCGGGCTGGACGTCCTGCTGGTGGAGAAAAGCGACCGCTACGGCGGCACCACGGCGGTATCCGGCGGCGGCATCTGGATTCCTTGCAACCACCGGATCGCCGCCCTGGGCGGGCAGGACTCGGCGCAGGAAGCCATCCGCTACATCCGCACCGTCAGCAACGACCTGGTGGATGACGGCCGCGTCGAGGCCTATGTCGAACACGGCCGGCGCATGGTCGAGTACCTGGAAGGCAACAGCCGGGTGCGCTTCGAGGCGCAGGTGGAATACGCCGACTACTACCCGGAAGTGCCCGGCGGCAAGCCCGGCTATCGCTCCATGGACCCGCTGCCCTTCGATGCCCGCGAGCTGGGCGAGGAATTCGCGCGGATGCGCGAGCCGTCCCCCGGCACCCTGATGATGGGCCGCGTCGCCATGACCATGAAGGAAGCCCGCGTCCTGCTCTGCCGTGGCCCTGGTTGGGTCGGCCTGACGATACGCACCCTCTGGCGCTACTGGCGCGACCTGCCCGCGCGTCTGGGCTCGCCCCGTGACCGCTTCCTGACCCTGGGCAACGCACTGATTGCCGCGCTGCGCCGTTCGCTGATGGATCGCCAGGTGCCGCTATGGCTCGACACCTCGCTGCACGAGCTGATCGAAGAAGAAGGTCGGGTTATCGGCGCCGTGCTGCAGCGGGAAGGTCGGGTTCTTCGGCTTCATGCGAGGCGTGGCGTGGTCATCGCCGCCGGCGGCTTCGAGCGCAACCAGGCGATGCGCAGCCAGTACCATCCGCAGCCTTCGAATACCCAGTGGACTGCCACGCCGCCGTACAACACCGGCGACGGCATCCGCGCCGGCCAGCAGCTGGGCGCGGCCACCGCGCTGATGGAGCACAGCTGGTGGGCGCCCAGCTCGCAGGTCGCCGGTGAGGAAAAGGCCCGCGTGCTGTTCGTCGAACGCAACCTGCCCGGCTGCGTGATGGTGGACTCGGCCGGGCAGCGCTTCGTCAACGAAGGCGCACCCTACACCGACATCGTCTACGCCATGTACGCCCACGACAGCGAGCAGGCGCGCAGCGTGCCGTGCTGGATGATCTTCGACGCCGAGTTCCGCCGCAAATACCCCTGCGGCGCGCTATTGCCCGGCTACGCGCAGCCGGACAGCCGGGTGCCGAAGCATCTGCAGGGCTACTACCACAAGGCCGACAGCATCCAGGCGCTGGCCGGCGACATCGGCGTCGATGCCGCCGGGCTTGCGCGCACACTGGAGCGTTTCAACCGCTACGCCGTGCTCGGCCAGGACCCGGACTTCCACAAGGGCGAGTCGCTGTTCGACCGCTACTACGGCGATCCGCATGTGCAGCCCAACCCGTGCCTGGCGCCATTGCTGAAGGCGCCGTTCTACGCGGTGAAGATCGACGCCGGCGACATCGGCACCAAGGGCGGCCTGCTCACCGACGTGCATGCCCGCGTACTGCGCGAGGACGGCAGCGCCATCGACGGTCTCTACGCCATCGGCAACTCCGCCGCCTCGATGATGGGCGCCACCTATCCCGGCGCCGGTTCCACCATCGGCCCGGCGATGACCTTCGGCTTCCTTGCCGCCGAGCACATCCAGCAACAGGCCGGGCAGACCCGTGCTCAACCGGAGGTATCGCGCAATGCCTGA